The DNA sequence GCGGGGTGCGGGGTCAGCCCGGAGGCCGCATCGGCCAGCGCCGCCAGTTCGGCTGCCACGGGCGAGCCGGCCGCCCAGCCGGAGGTCCGCCCCTGACCTGGGCGTACGGCGTCCAGGGCGTCGCCCACCGCTTCGGCGAGCAGGTCCAGCCCGGTCCCGGAGCGTCCTTCCACCCGTACGACGGGCAGCGCGAGCTCGCGGGCCAGCGCGTCCGGGCCGGGGGGCGTTCCGCGGCGGGCGGCGACGTCGGTCATGGTGAGCGCGATCACGACGGGGATGTCGGTGTCGAGGATCTGCGAGAGCAGGTACAGGTTGCGGGCCGGGTTGGCCGCGTCGAGGGCGAAGACCACGGCGTCGGGCCGCTCCCCGGCCGGCGCGGTCAGTACGTCGCGCACCAGCGCCTCGTCCGGGGAGTCGGGCAGCAGGCTGTAGGAGCCGGGCAGGTCGGCGACCCGCAGGGGGCGGCCGCCCGCGGTGCGCCAGTCGCCCTGGGCGACGGAGACGGTCTTGCCCGGCCAGTTGCCGACGCGCTGATGGGCGCCGGTGAGGGCGTTGAAGAGGGTCGACTTGCCGACGTTGGGATTGCCGACGAGGGCGACGAACGGCGTACCGGTCCGCCGCTCCGCCGTGGCGGTCGCCCCGGCGCCGGTGGCGTGACAGCTCATCCGGCGCACCTCAGCCCGCCGGCGGTACGGGTGTCCAGCGCGACCCGGGTGTCCCCGAGCCCGACGAGCAGGCCTCCGGTGGCGCCCCGGGCGATCACGGTGACGTCCGCGCCCGGCACGAAGCCGAACTCCAGGAGCCGGCGCCGGCTCCCGCCGGCCTGACCGGGGTCGATCCCGGTGATGCGTACGGTCGTCCCTGGACGGCTGTCATTGAGCGACGGCACCGGACCTCCTTGTTCGACTCCACTAAGGCAAACCTAAGCAGTTCGAGGAGGTTCGAAGGCCGGACGAAGTCCCTGACCGGCGGGGACTTTCAGCCCGCACTTCCCGCCCGGGCGTCAGCCGATC is a window from the Streptomyces sp. NBC_01244 genome containing:
- a CDS encoding FeoA family protein; this translates as MPSLNDSRPGTTVRITGIDPGQAGGSRRRLLEFGFVPGADVTVIARGATGGLLVGLGDTRVALDTRTAGGLRCAG